From Gloeocapsa sp. PCC 73106:
CTTTTTCACCCTGTGAGCGCTTCTGAACTTGTTCAAGAGTCATCGGAGGATCGGAGATGGTTTTATCTGTTCTTCGCTGAATTTCGTTTAAGTTTACTTCGCCATCTGAGGGACGACTTGGGAAATTTGGCATTGCAGCTGCGGGAGAAGCGCTAGAGAAAAAAAGCCATGCGCAAGCAAAAGTTGCAACTAAAAAACGTACTGAATGGGCAAAGATTGAGTTGAAAGAAATAAAATTCATAAAAAACATCCTACAAAATAATCAGGTTTCATAGCGCATACTGCTATAACTTATTTTTACTTTAAAGACTATGAAAATTAAATCAATCTAAAGTCTAGACTTACAGGAAATAGCTCGAGGTTATCTACCTCTATAGACAGAGAGATCCCTATAACTTTAGTCTGATCATGTATCTAACTCTACTGTTTCATTCTGCCAATGTTTAACACAAGGTTCGAAAGTAATTAAATCTTCGATATTAACTTGCATAGTATGACAAATTTGGTCTAATGGTAAATCATTGGCGTCATAACCGAAGGGATTTTCAATCTCAATGCCGATTTCTTCAATCCCAAATACCGTAAAACTAATTAAAGCTACAAAAGGTCCAGTAAACCAAACTAACTCCTCAACAACTTGAAAAGGTAAACTCAAGCAGTAAATAAGTAATAATTGTCTCAAGTGAATTGAATAAGCCATAGGTAGAGGGGTCCTAATGATTCTTTCGCATCCTCCTAAACAATCGACCAGAATATTAATAAGTTTTTGCATCGCCACCAATTGATAAGCACTTAGCTTGTCATTTTCAGATTGTTTTTGTAAATAATCAGCTAACCAGAAAGCTATTTCTAAAGGCGGATGATTCATAGTTTTTAGACGTTGAAACCAGGAATCGGGCATCAAATCAGCCAACTCTTGATTAACTTCTTCTGAACGTAAATGTAACTTAGTAGCGATCGCAAAAGCCACTAATAAGCGCAGAGCTTTAATTTTCTGTATTCTATCTTCTGGTTTAGTTTCAGTAATACAAACCCAGATACCTCTAGCCAAATTACGTACCGTATTAACCAAAGTTCCCCAGAGTTTACGTCCTTCCCAAAAGCGATCGTAAGCGGTATTAGTACGAAAAACCAAAAGCAAACCCAAAACGATACTGGGAACTAAACTACTGAGAATATCTAGAGAAACCTGTTTATAACCAAAATAGTATATAGCAGAAATTACCCAAGCAAATAAACCACAAAAAATCACCCTAGGTAAGATCGCAGGAATTACCGAACCTTTTAAAGTTAGTAGCAATTTAAACCAATTACGTTTATTAGCATAACTAGTGTGTATTAATTTAGTAGCACTAATGAAAAAGCGATCGCGACCCATAACTCCTCCTCAGTAACAAAAAAAGGCGCACCATTTGCGCCTCAGACAAACATTCTTAGAAAATACTCTCGGTCCAACTCCCATGTAAACCGTAAGGAATATGGTGTTTAAGCTGTAAACAAGCCTGAAGTTGTAGAGTTTCCCCATCTAGAATTACCAAATCGGAAGCATCTCTAGCAGCATTATAGACGAGAGTCAGAACCCAACCGTGATCTTCCCTCGTTCCTCCAGGTTGAGGGACAAAAATCGGTTCACCTGCAAAACCACGAGGTGCAAAAGAATGTAATAAGCGATCGCCCGTTAATTGGTCAATTTTAAAAATAGCTTGTAGGGGTGCGTTTTCTGTAGCATGATGTGCAGCACCTAGGTAGAGATAGCGGTAGGAACGTCCAGTGAGATCGCTCTTTAGAGTAGGGAACTCGCAACAACGACTTTCTAGTATAGTACTCGTGACTTTTTCCCCATCTAAATCTAGCTCAAAACGCCATAACTGTCCAGGGGACAAACTCTCGAAATCCACACCTTGGTAACTACTAGTTGGATCTATTTGAGGTAAAGATTTATAGCAAATCGAATCTAAATAGATGCGATTATTACTCTCAAAAGCGTTAGCGTGGTGGAATACAAAACCCGCCTTTACTTCCAACACCTTGACTAAATCATAAGGAGGTTTGCGGGAAATAATCAGTATCCGGGTAGGGCGATCGGGATGATAATTCACGCATTCTCCAGCACCCTTTAAACCCAGTACGTAAGGAATAGGGTTATAAGTTACTGCATTTTGTAGAAACAAGCAATAATTGGGAGTAATCGCGAAATCGTGGATAAAGGCAAACCCTGGGGTAATATGCTCATGATGGCGTAGTAACTTTCCTACGGGACTCAACTCATATACCACAATTTTCGTAGATAAACCGGGTTTAATCGCAAAATTTACCAAACAGGGTTGACCACCATCCAACTCACAATTAGGATCAATGCAGGGATGAGCCGAAAAAGCGTCACCAGGTTTAAGGATACCATCGAGATAGTCTATACCCAGAGTCTCTAAAGTCCGAGGATCCAAGCGATAGGGTTCGGCGGCTTCCCACAGAGCGAGTAATTTACCACCCCAATAGATAATATTGGTATTAGCGATATTTTTGAGTTTTAAATCCAACAAATTACCCAGCCATCCCCCGGGTTTTTGGGTTCCAAATACACCCCGGTACAGGATTTTACCCGTTTTTTGTTCTTGAACATACCCCTGGGTTTTAACAAAAGCACTGCGAAAATGGGCTTGTCCCTCATTAAAGCTAAACGATGAGACCATCCCATCTCCATCAAAAGGATGACGGATCGCTATTCCATTGATATCGAGTAAACCTGGACCATTGCGAAATAGGGTTCCTTTTAATTCGGTGGGAATGGTTCCAATAATATCAGTGATAGAGTAGTCGTATTCTTGAGGTTGGGATTGATAACCTTGCAACCAATCTTCACGGTTGTAAGATTTTTCCTGGATAGTCTGCATGGTTTTATTACTTATTATTGGATTTAATTAATTCAGGAAAGACATCGGGTAAAAAAGATTGTTCTCCCTCCCATACTTCAGCGGGGGGTAAAGATGGCTCATTTCCCAAAGGAGTATCCTGAGAAGGTAACCAACCCAAAAAGGGCAAAGGTAAGAGATTAGAGAGATTGGTGATGACCAGTAATAACCAGAGTTTATCAAAGTTAGTCTCGGTAACCCCTAGTAAATGGGTCAGTAAAGCCCCGATTTCGTTGGATAGTAACCCCGACAGATTCATCACGGACATCAATAAAGCAAAGAGAGTCGCTTCTACTCCAGGAGGACACAGACGCGCTGATAAGACAAGTATAGGCATAAAAGCGATTTGACCCATTACCGTCAACACGAGGCTATCCCCCAAACTAAACCAATGATCATCGATACCGATCGCCCGGTTAGCGTGAGTGACTAACAACACCGCGGATAACCCTACTACCGAAGCTATCACCGAAGTCCAACCCAAAATTATCCGAAAGGGTACATCTTTGAGATAATGCTGGTATAGCCAAATACCCAACAGAGTAGCAATACTTGTAACTAAACGTACTCTACCGAGAAATTCCGGTTGAAAATCCAATTCATTGGTCAAAAAGAAGAAAAAAGCCGATTCAGCATTAGGTGTAGCTTGCCAAATAAAGATAAAAGCCGTCGGTAGCCAGATAGAGCGCTGACGCACAGCGGACCAAAGTTTTGAAACTCCCTGCTTTGGTTGTACCGTCACCTCTTGGGGTTGTTCGGAGATTAAACCGGCGATCGCTGTGACAATTAAAGGAAAAATAGCGGTAATTTGAAAAATTGCTTGATTACTGAGTTGTTGTAGCAACCAGCCGCTCAAATAGGCAGTAATTAACCCCCCTAATGCAGCACAACCCCAGCTTAAAGACTGGAGAGAACCGACCTTGGCTTGGGATTCACCCCTGGCTCTTTCTACT
This genomic window contains:
- a CDS encoding bestrophin family protein; translated protein: MGRDRFFISATKLIHTSYANKRNWFKLLLTLKGSVIPAILPRVIFCGLFAWVISAIYYFGYKQVSLDILSSLVPSIVLGLLLVFRTNTAYDRFWEGRKLWGTLVNTVRNLARGIWVCITETKPEDRIQKIKALRLLVAFAIATKLHLRSEEVNQELADLMPDSWFQRLKTMNHPPLEIAFWLADYLQKQSENDKLSAYQLVAMQKLINILVDCLGGCERIIRTPLPMAYSIHLRQLLLIYCLSLPFQVVEELVWFTGPFVALISFTVFGIEEIGIEIENPFGYDANDLPLDQICHTMQVNIEDLITFEPCVKHWQNETVELDT
- a CDS encoding carotenoid oxygenase family protein → MQTIQEKSYNREDWLQGYQSQPQEYDYSITDIIGTIPTELKGTLFRNGPGLLDINGIAIRHPFDGDGMVSSFSFNEGQAHFRSAFVKTQGYVQEQKTGKILYRGVFGTQKPGGWLGNLLDLKLKNIANTNIIYWGGKLLALWEAAEPYRLDPRTLETLGIDYLDGILKPGDAFSAHPCIDPNCELDGGQPCLVNFAIKPGLSTKIVVYELSPVGKLLRHHEHITPGFAFIHDFAITPNYCLFLQNAVTYNPIPYVLGLKGAGECVNYHPDRPTRILIISRKPPYDLVKVLEVKAGFVFHHANAFESNNRIYLDSICYKSLPQIDPTSSYQGVDFESLSPGQLWRFELDLDGEKVTSTILESRCCEFPTLKSDLTGRSYRYLYLGAAHHATENAPLQAIFKIDQLTGDRLLHSFAPRGFAGEPIFVPQPGGTREDHGWVLTLVYNAARDASDLVILDGETLQLQACLQLKHHIPYGLHGSWTESIF
- a CDS encoding folate/biopterin family MFS transporter, which gives rise to MLFNNSVQKLIKERLLFGNEPTPELLALLCVYFVQGILGLARLAVSFFLKDDLGLTPAEVAALTGVAAFPWVIKPFFGFLSDALPLFGYRRRSYLVLSGILGTLGWLALATVAHSALTAMIALLVISISVAIADVIADSLVVERARGESQAKVGSLQSLSWGCAALGGLITAYLSGWLLQQLSNQAIFQITAIFPLIVTAIAGLISEQPQEVTVQPKQGVSKLWSAVRQRSIWLPTAFIFIWQATPNAESAFFFFLTNELDFQPEFLGRVRLVTSIATLLGIWLYQHYLKDVPFRIILGWTSVIASVVGLSAVLLVTHANRAIGIDDHWFSLGDSLVLTVMGQIAFMPILVLSARLCPPGVEATLFALLMSVMNLSGLLSNEIGALLTHLLGVTETNFDKLWLLLVITNLSNLLPLPFLGWLPSQDTPLGNEPSLPPAEVWEGEQSFLPDVFPELIKSNNK